In a genomic window of Zerene cesonia ecotype Mississippi chromosome Z, Zerene_cesonia_1.1, whole genome shotgun sequence:
- the LOC119835399 gene encoding uncharacterized protein LOC119835399, translating to MRGIRSPVITLAVILHVALVSGKALIPQEQQPQQQLQKVDQKDVAQNRDGYDYPVPNDVVSPFQDGPHLGDDHDIGDHHDHIEHDHHEEHHIEEHHEHDDHHDHHDHHDPGYWKKKLIWKPGWKKIWKPAKKQIWKPSWKKIWKPVWVPIKVPVWKEIKVPDWKKIYKPEWKPIKVPAWKEVKVPDWKKITVPVWKDIVVPGWKEIQVPAWKKLWKPEWIKVGVPGEKYLGKDHDGWEYTSHDLWKKKLIWKPIWKKYWKPAKKQIWIPDKKLVWKDEWKQIWRTEKKQIWIDDKKLVWKEAWQQIWKPSKKLIWVPDKKLEWKEAWKQIWVPDWKEIWVPGVKKIWRPVWISEWFPSPDHHEHVHEHEHGWDRSDNAGSESQKSVNVASAVSKQPSSTQPPQATMWRFPK from the coding sequence ATTACCCTTGCGGTAATCCTCCACGTCGCTCTGGTATCGGGCAAGGCGTTGATACCTCAAGAACAACAACCGCAACAGCAGTTGCAGAAGGTTGACCAAAAGGATGTCGCACAGAACCGCGATGGCTACGATTATCCAGTGCCCAACGATGTAGTCAGTCCATTCCAGGACGGGCCACATCTAGGCGATGACCACGACATCGGCGATCATCATGATCACATCGAACACGATCACCACGAAGAGCACCACATTGAAGAGCACCACGAACACGATGATCATCATGACCACCATGACCACCACGACCCTGGCTATtggaagaaaaaattaatctgGAAACCGGGATGGAAGAAGATTTGGAAACCAGCCAAGAAACAAATATGGAAGCCCTCTTGGAAAAAGATCTGGAAACCAGTGTGGGTACCGATTAAAGTCCCCGTGTGGAAGGAAATTAAGGTCCCCGACTGGAAAAAGATTTACAAACCAGAATGGAAACCTATCAAAGTTCCAGCATGGAAAGAGGTTAAAGTACCAGATTGGAAGAAAATAACTGTCCCCGTATGGAAAGATATAGTAGTACCGGGCTGGAAGGAAATCCAGGTCCCCGCTTGGAAGAAGCTTTGGAAACCCGAATGGATCAAGGTTGGAGTACCTGGAGAAAAATATTTGGGTAAAGACCACGATGGCTGGGAATATACATCACATGACCTTTGGAAAAAGAAGCTCATTTGGAAACCAATTTGGAAGAAGTATTGGAAACCAGCTAAAAAGCAAATCTGGATCCCAGACAAGAAATTAGTTTGGAAGGACGAGTGGAAACAAATTTGGAGAACCGAGAAAAAACAGATCTGGATTGATGACAAAAAACTCGTCTGGAAAGAAGCCTGGCAACAAATTTGGAAACCATCGAAGAAGCTCATCTGGGTGCCTGACAAGAAATTAGAATGGAAAGAAGCCTGGAAACAAATCTGGGTACCTGACTGGAAGGAAATTTGGGTTCCTGGCGTTAAAAAGATTTGGAGACCAGTTTGGATATCAGAGTGGTTCCCTTCACCAGATCATCACGAACACGTACATGAACATGAGCATGGCTGGGATAGAAGCGATAATGCTGGATCTGAAAGTCAGAAATCAGTCAATGTGGCATCAGCAGTTTCAAAGCAGCCGTCAAGTACACAGCCCCCTCAAGCAACTATGTGGCGATTCCCAAAATAA